DNA from Sulfurimonas gotlandica GD1:
ACTATTAAGTGCACTGATAGTTCTTGGTGGATGCAGTCCAAAAGATGAATCTAAACCTCTTCGTATAGGAATGAATACATGGCCAGGATATGAGCCTTTGGTCCTTGCAAAGGATTTGGGCTATTTGAGTGAAAAAACTCTTATCTCACGTCTTGACTCAGCTACTGATGTTGTAAAATCTTTTAAGAGTGATATTATTGATATTGCCTGTTTGACACTTGATGAAGCCATCATCCTTCAAGATAATAGTGAAGATGAGATAAAGATAATTGCTATTATAGACTTCTCAACGGGTGGTGATGCAGTTATTGCCAAAAAGGATATAGCATCTATGAAAGATCTTAGAGGAAGAAAGATAGGAGTAGAGTCAAGTGCACTTGGTGCATTTATGATTTCTCGTGCTATTGACTTGACTCCTGAGCTAGATAGAGATGATTTAACTATTGTAAACATTGGTTATGAGCACCATGAAAGTGAGTTTTTAAATGGAAACATAGATGCTGTTGTTACGTTTGAGCCTGTAAAGACGAAACTTCTTCAAAGCAATGCTCATATCATTTTTGATTCTACGCAAATCCCAGGCGAAATAGTTGATGTTATGATAGTAAAAACAAAGATTATAAAAGAGAAGAATTTGGAGATAGTTAAGCTTTTAGAAGCTTGGTACAAATCAGTTGAGTTTTTATCCAAAAAGGAAGAAAAAAGTTTAAAGATGATGGCGGAATATGAAGGTATAAGTTATGAAGATTTTAAAATAGCTTATGATGGAATCAAAATACCATCACTAGAAGAGAATAAAGAGTTTTTTAATTCCAAATTAGAAGATACTATTAAAAAAATCGACGCTATACTTTTAGAAAAATATCTTATACGAGGTAGTGTCGATCCAAAAAAAATATACACTACTCAGTATTTAAAAAGGTAGTTGTGTTTGAATACTAAAGTCTCATTAAAATTTAAACTGATTTTCTACACACTGTTTTTTACTGTAGTGTCAGTACTTTTAGTCGGTTATATAAGCAACAAATATTTAGAAGAGCATTTTTATGATGATTCGAAAAATGAATTTAAAGAGTCTTTTTTAGATCTCTCAATTGAACTTAAAAATACAGAAAAAGACATACTTGAGAGTATCGCTTTAACGTCTCAAAACAAAGAGATAATAGCTTCTATGAACCTTATTAAAAATTATGAGGATATAGATAGTTATGACGCATCTCTTTTTGATGAAGAGAAAAAAAGAATAGTAGATGTTCTAATCCTTGAAGGAAAACACTCCTTAAGTGATCATATATCCATATATGACTCAAATAACCGTCTTGTCGCTTTTATTAATCATATGAACAATAATCACTTAGCTACATTTACTTCATATGTAGATTCGAAGTCTGTATATTATTCAAAAAATGAAAATGAAGAAACATACACTCTAAGTAACTTGTCAACAAATATCAAAACCAGACTAAAAGATTCAGCTCGTATAGCAGCCTTCGATATTCAAAGTGGTGGTGTTGTTTATGAGAGAGATGGAGATATCTTAAGACTAAAAGCAAAACATGCAATTCTTAGAAAAATATCTGCAACGAAGAGAGAGTTTCTTGGCTACGTTGAGATTAGTAAACAGTTTTCTCAAAAAGATATGAATAAACTAATGTCTTCACGTATGATCATCAGTTACGACTTTAAAAACAAAACAAATGAAGCTAAGTTTACACATAATGCACCTCTTCTGTTTTCAAAATTTAAAGCAGATGAACTTCACCTACATAATGAAAAAAACATTTTCTTTACAAGAGTACAAGTTCCTCTGGAAAATGGTTCACTTTTTTTTAGAATCGAGACGAATAAAGAGGAGTTTGATAAGACACTAAGAAATAACAGACAAAGCCTAGTCGCAATTTTATTTTTTATAATCATTGTAACTTTTATAACAAGTCTTGTAATAATAAATAATATGTTATCAATACCATTGAAAAAAATACTAAATGGTATTGAAATTATCTCAAAAGGTAACTATGAAAATAGAATAGATATCACTTCTAAAGATGAACTTGGAGCGATATCTTCTCAATTTAATAATATGGCTGATGAAATTGCAAAACGTGAGACGCAGCTGGATGAATTGGCACATGTTGATCCACTGACAAAAATACCAAACAGGGTAATGTTTATTGAAACATTGGAAAAATCCATAAGTCGTGCAAAAAGATTAAATACAAAACTTGCAGTTTTCTTTTTAGACCTTGATGATTTTAAAAACGTAAATGATACACTTGGTCATTATGTAGGAGATAAGCTTCTAATAGAAATAGCTAAAAATCTCTCAATCGTGATGAGAGAGAGTGACACTATATCTAGGATAGGTGGTGATGAGTTTAACATCTTAATAGAAGATTTAGAATCTCTCTCTCACATAGGTGAAATAGCAGAAAAATTTATAAAACAGATGACTATCCCATTATATATAGAAAACAACGCGATAACAATCTCTGGTAGCATTGGTATATCAATATATCCTGATGATGGTGAAGATACTACGACGCTTCTTAAAAATGCTGACCTTGCAATGTATAAGGCAAAAGATAATGGAAGAAACCAATACAGTTTTTTCTCAAAAGAGCTGGAAGTATCTTTGAGTAAGCGTATAAATATGCTAAAAGAATTAAAAGAAGCAGTTAATAGAGATGAGTTTAGACTCTATTATCAACCAAAGTTCTCACTTATAGATGGATCTATAAAAAGTGCAGAAGCACTTATTAGATGGGATTCTAAAGAGTTTGGATTTGTCTCACCTGATGATTTTATACCTCTAAGTGAAGATAGTGGCGAGATTGTTAAGATTGGAGCATGGGTTATAAAACAAGCTTGTGAGGATTTTGCCTCATGGAGTGAGCTTGGATTGGGTATAACACAAGTTAGTGTAAATGTATCAAATGTTCAGTTTACTCGTGATGATATAGTAAAAGTACTATCAGACAATATCATAAAAAGTGGAATATCTCCAGAGTCTATAGAAGTCGAGATTACAGAGAGTTATATGCAAGAAGATAGTGAACGAGCTCTTCAAATACTTCATGATGTTCGAAAAATTGGCGTGGACTTGGCTGTTGATGATTTTGGAACAGGTTATTCATCTATGAGTTATCTCAAAAGATTACCTATAAACCGTTTAAAAATAGACCGCTCATTTATTGGAGATATTCCTCATGATGTTGATGATGTTGAAATTACTAGAATAATTGTAGCTCTTGCTAAAACAATGGGTTTGGCAATAACTGCTGAGGGTATTGAGACACTTGAACAGATGCACTTCTTACAAGAGATGGGTGTTGATGAAGGTCAGGGCTATATCTGTTCTAAACCACTGCCTTACGAGCAGTTTGTTGAACTTTTAAAAAAGAAAAATAGCTGTATAGAGTAGTGAGTTTTATGGTAAATATGATTTAAAAGTTATATAATATATTAAAGGTTGCGCATATGAGAGTAGTAATCGTAGGTGGCGGAATCGCCGCGGTATATTTAGCAAACAATCTTAAAAAACAAGATTCGTCCTCGGATGTAGTCATTGTAAGTGATGAGAAACATCCACCTTATGACAGGATACATCTTTGTCGTCTTATCGATGAAACAGAAGATGAGAGAGGGATATCTCTACCTCTAGACCCCACAGTAAAACTAGAATTAAACCAGACCATAAAGAAAATAGATAGAGATGCTAAAAGAGTATTCTCAGATGATGCTATGTTTAGTTATGACAAGCTCATACTTGCTACAGGTTCTATTCCGATAACTCTTTTTGATATAAGTGAAGTAAAAAATGCTGCTGTATTTAGAAGTGCAGATGATTGTGACATTATTAGAACTGGCACACAAGGTAGAGAAGTAGTTATAGTTGGAAGTGGACCTATAGGTTTAGAGCTTTTAGAGACTCTAAATGATATGCCAAATATCACGAATATTACTCTACTTATCAGAGGTAAGCATCTATATTCTAAAGACCTTTCAATAGACTCCATAAAAACAATAGAAGAGTGTTATACAAAAGATGGAAAGATAAAGATATCTTACGAAGATGAGATAGTAGATAAGATAATAGAAAATGGTGAGATAGTCTCACTTCAAACAAAAAAACTAAACATCAAAAATCCTTTTCTTATCTTTGGTACTGGTATCAAACCAAATATAGCCTCATTTAAAGATTCACTTAAAAGCAATAAGGGAATACTGACTAACCTTTATATGCAGACAGAGGATGAGAGCATCTATGCAGTCGGAGAGTGTGCTGAAGTAGAGAAGTTTAACTTTGTAGCAGGGCATGTTAAAGAGTGTACGATGCAGGCTGATTGTGCAATTTCGCATATAGTCGGTCGTGAAGTAAAAGAGTTTGAACTTGGAGTTAGCATTGATATGTTAAAAGTCGGTGAGTTTGATCTCATAGAAGTTAACTCTCCAAAGTTTAGTAGTGATTATGAAAAGATTCTTATCACTTCCAAAGAAGATAAGAGAATAGATGAATACTTTTTAAAAGATGACAAACTAACCAGGTTTATAGGGATAAACTCAAATGTAGATGTCGGTTATATTGAGACTCTTGTAAATAGTGGAGAAGAGGTAGACATAAACTATCTCTATCAAAACAGGCTAATTGGTGAGAGAGGACGACTTATTTGTAGCTGTGAACATGTTTATCATCAAGATTTAGTAGACATAGTAACTCAGACAGGTATAGGCTCATTCTCAGAACTCTCAGACTTCTCAGAAGCAGGTAGAGTCTGTGGAAGATGTAAGATGATGGTTCAAGATGTTATAAAAGATTCTCAGCATCTCATAGATCCAAATATGCCAAGAAAAACAGCCCAAGATTTAAAACGTGAACGTGAGATAGCAGAGGTTCAAAAACGTATAGATAAGTTTAATGCCCTAAACCCTAGAAATAATCTTACAACAGATAATCTAGATGCGGCTATGAACTCCTTAGATATAGCAAAGTCAGAAGTAAACAGCTGGGTGTCCATGGTTACGGCAAATATGCAACTTCATCCAAACTTTGAGCAAGTTATAGAGGGTGCTGTTTGTGCTCTGAACAAAGTTCCTATTATTTGGCTTGAGCTTGCTGATTGTAGCGGAAACTCCGAAGCGTTTATAAAGTCAACCAATCCGGCTATTGAAGATATTATTTTTGACTATGTTTCACTTGATTATCATGAGCTTCTTATGAGTGCGAGTGGAGATCAGAGTGAGACTATTTTAGAAGATATCATTACAAATCAAAAGGGTGAATATATTCTTATAGTCGAAGGTGCTGTGCCACTTGCAATTGATGGAAAGTATCTTCGCATCGGACCAAAGGGTGAGACAGGAATAGACCTTCTTAAAAAGTGTGCAAAAGATGCAGCTCTTGTTATCTCAGTTGGCTCTTGTGCATTTGATGGTGGAGTAGTAGCCGCTTATCCAAATCCAACAGGAGCTGTAGGTGTTGCCCAAGCACTTCATCGTGATGACATCATAAACCTCTCAGGATGTCCGACCAATCCTACAAATATAGTGGGAACACTTCTTTCATACTTGATGTTTGAAGAACTACCTCCGCTAGATAAGTTTAACCGTCCTCTTTGGGCTTACTCTGGACGCGTACATGATGACTGTGAAAGACGTGGTAACTATGAACTAGGCGAGTTTGTAAAAGAGTGGGGTGATGAGGGTGCTAAAAAAGGCTGGTGTCTTTTTGAGATGGGATGTAAAGGCCCATACACAAATGTAAACTGTCCGACCATGAAGTTCAACGGTGGAACAAGCTGGCCTGTTCAAGCCGGACACGGATGTATGGGTTGTGTAGAGATGGGCTTTTTTGAT
Protein-coding regions in this window:
- a CDS encoding ABC transporter substrate-binding protein, which produces MKLNQFFKYFFSLLSALIVLGGCSPKDESKPLRIGMNTWPGYEPLVLAKDLGYLSEKTLISRLDSATDVVKSFKSDIIDIACLTLDEAIILQDNSEDEIKIIAIIDFSTGGDAVIAKKDIASMKDLRGRKIGVESSALGAFMISRAIDLTPELDRDDLTIVNIGYEHHESEFLNGNIDAVVTFEPVKTKLLQSNAHIIFDSTQIPGEIVDVMIVKTKIIKEKNLEIVKLLEAWYKSVEFLSKKEEKSLKMMAEYEGISYEDFKIAYDGIKIPSLEENKEFFNSKLEDTIKKIDAILLEKYLIRGSVDPKKIYTTQYLKR
- a CDS encoding EAL domain-containing protein; translation: MNTKVSLKFKLIFYTLFFTVVSVLLVGYISNKYLEEHFYDDSKNEFKESFLDLSIELKNTEKDILESIALTSQNKEIIASMNLIKNYEDIDSYDASLFDEEKKRIVDVLILEGKHSLSDHISIYDSNNRLVAFINHMNNNHLATFTSYVDSKSVYYSKNENEETYTLSNLSTNIKTRLKDSARIAAFDIQSGGVVYERDGDILRLKAKHAILRKISATKREFLGYVEISKQFSQKDMNKLMSSRMIISYDFKNKTNEAKFTHNAPLLFSKFKADELHLHNEKNIFFTRVQVPLENGSLFFRIETNKEEFDKTLRNNRQSLVAILFFIIIVTFITSLVIINNMLSIPLKKILNGIEIISKGNYENRIDITSKDELGAISSQFNNMADEIAKRETQLDELAHVDPLTKIPNRVMFIETLEKSISRAKRLNTKLAVFFLDLDDFKNVNDTLGHYVGDKLLIEIAKNLSIVMRESDTISRIGGDEFNILIEDLESLSHIGEIAEKFIKQMTIPLYIENNAITISGSIGISIYPDDGEDTTTLLKNADLAMYKAKDNGRNQYSFFSKELEVSLSKRINMLKELKEAVNRDEFRLYYQPKFSLIDGSIKSAEALIRWDSKEFGFVSPDDFIPLSEDSGEIVKIGAWVIKQACEDFASWSELGLGITQVSVNVSNVQFTRDDIVKVLSDNIIKSGISPESIEVEITESYMQEDSERALQILHDVRKIGVDLAVDDFGTGYSSMSYLKRLPINRLKIDRSFIGDIPHDVDDVEITRIIVALAKTMGLAITAEGIETLEQMHFLQEMGVDEGQGYICSKPLPYEQFVELLKKKNSCIE
- a CDS encoding hydrogenase small subunit; this translates as MRVVIVGGGIAAVYLANNLKKQDSSSDVVIVSDEKHPPYDRIHLCRLIDETEDERGISLPLDPTVKLELNQTIKKIDRDAKRVFSDDAMFSYDKLILATGSIPITLFDISEVKNAAVFRSADDCDIIRTGTQGREVVIVGSGPIGLELLETLNDMPNITNITLLIRGKHLYSKDLSIDSIKTIEECYTKDGKIKISYEDEIVDKIIENGEIVSLQTKKLNIKNPFLIFGTGIKPNIASFKDSLKSNKGILTNLYMQTEDESIYAVGECAEVEKFNFVAGHVKECTMQADCAISHIVGREVKEFELGVSIDMLKVGEFDLIEVNSPKFSSDYEKILITSKEDKRIDEYFLKDDKLTRFIGINSNVDVGYIETLVNSGEEVDINYLYQNRLIGERGRLICSCEHVYHQDLVDIVTQTGIGSFSELSDFSEAGRVCGRCKMMVQDVIKDSQHLIDPNMPRKTAQDLKREREIAEVQKRIDKFNALNPRNNLTTDNLDAAMNSLDIAKSEVNSWVSMVTANMQLHPNFEQVIEGAVCALNKVPIIWLELADCSGNSEAFIKSTNPAIEDIIFDYVSLDYHELLMSASGDQSETILEDIITNQKGEYILIVEGAVPLAIDGKYLRIGPKGETGIDLLKKCAKDAALVISVGSCAFDGGVVAAYPNPTGAVGVAQALHRDDIINLSGCPTNPTNIVGTLLSYLMFEELPPLDKFNRPLWAYSGRVHDDCERRGNYELGEFVKEWGDEGAKKGWCLFEMGCKGPYTNVNCPTMKFNGGTSWPVQAGHGCMGCVEMGFFDKFANERKYEEEKDDS